One Silurus meridionalis isolate SWU-2019-XX chromosome 10, ASM1480568v1, whole genome shotgun sequence genomic window carries:
- the LOC124392114 gene encoding uncharacterized protein LOC124392114 → MSTKGVTRPLTSAEGVALLPSADRAVSSFPSFAEGIAPLPTSTEGVAQPLIPAKGVSLCSRPLQRALLRLRSFLTFPSSLVMRACPSLLYSRPPPSTVDGWRDPPRRALAHLARVGLGCREPPLEGGGNVRDPPAMLPSTALSQPLPALIADTCPSLPFPFKRSQFHLTRFRIYLVATVIYRTPDRQHSPLVLDPGSDSKNSLRIIPAIGIIATIRITPSIRILLALQ, encoded by the coding sequence ATGTCCACCAAGGGCGTCACTCGGCCTCTGACCTCCGCTGAGGGCGTCGCTCTGCTCCCGAGCGCTGACAGGGCGGTTTCTTCGTTCCCAAGCTTTGCAGAGGGAATCGCTCCGCTCCCGACCTCCACAGAGGGTGTCGCTCAGCCTCTGATCCCCGCCAAGGGCGTGTCGCTCTGCTCGAGACCTCTACAGAGGGCGTTGCTCCGCCTCAGGTCCTTCCTGACCTTCCCAAGTTCCTTGGTGATGCGGGCCTGTCCAAGTCTTCTCTATTCCAGGCCTCCTCCTTCGACTGTGGATGGGTGGCGAGACCCTCCTCGGCGTGCCCTGGCTCACCTGGCGAGGGTGGGTTTGGGGTGTCGGGAGCCGCCCCTGGAGGgagggggtaatgtcagggatccTCCTGCCATGCTTCCCTCCACGGCTCTCTCTCAGCCTCTCCCGGCGCTAATCGCAGACACCTGTCCCTCGTTACCTTTCCCCTTTAAAAGGTCCCAGTTCCACCTCACCCGCTTTCGGATCTACTTGGTTGCTACCGTGATCTACCGGACCCctgaccgccagcattccccacTGGTTCTTGATCCTGGTTCAGACTCTAAGAACTCTTTACGGATTATACCCGCTATAGGGATCATAGCCACTATACGGATTACACCCTCAATCAGAATTCTACTCGCATTACAGTAG